The nucleotide sequence GATGCAGCAATTTTCGGTGAACAACGgtgttttggttttggtatGTGTATTAGGAATTCTCAAGgtcattttataaaagtgtTAACTAAGTGGTATGAAGGCACTCCTCCACCATATTTGAAGCAAAGGTGTTGGGTTTATGAGATGCTATTTTACGGCTTGGTTAAATAGGTCTATCAAAAGTGCATATTGAGTTAGATTGCAAGTTAGTGGTTGACAGCATTGTTGAGAGTTCTATTAACCGGTCCGAGTTTGGCAATATTATGGCTACTTGCAGAGCTTTGTCATATCATTTTCCAAACTTTAAGGTAAGTTTTGTAAAGAGTCAAGCAAATTGTGTCACCCATAGTTTAAGAAGAGCGACAAAGTTGTATGCTCGTCACCGGAtttttgatttgaatttatCTTATATTGTATTGAGACTATTGTGATGCAGCAATAATATAAGTTACtttgggtaaaaaaaaaaaaaaaaaaaactacattcaATTTGGTAACATCTCATAAGCATATTGTGTTACTATTTTTGTTGGAACAAACACTGTGGTACTaatatcaattttgttttattgttgtaAAGTACAAAATCCGTTTTGtttttcacttaaaaaaaaaaaatccatgttttattccttgcaattgaaaaaatccattttttttcatttataaaatttataatattataagaatttctctcaaaaaaattataatttttaacaaaacatgaattaaatataatttttgacattaaaaaattcatatttaattttttaaactatGATGAATTATATCGTCTCTAACTTCTCTTTGGCAGATGAAAATTATTGCAAATATAGAACGGAGGGAAATTACTGGTACAGATGCTGATCTACGTAGATTAAGCATGGAGGATTTACGACAGGTTTGTTGTATTTTAGTGGTCTGGTTTGAACTGTATGTGTTTAGCTATTAACTATCTATGTGTTCAACTTTTATCCTAGGAGTTGTTATTTAAGTGGTGTATtagattgaaattttaaatgattttaaaagacttttgtAGAATTAGAATAAAAAAGTTTGGAGCTATTCAACCAAGACTTTTATAAAATGTTAATAAATCTtaatcttgtggtattcaacTAAGTCAATTATGACGACTTTTTTGTTGGGGCAACAAAATCTGTTGATATTCAAATGACTTGAATTGTCTATTGGTATTTAAAAATCTATagattttgataaatttttggATGGAGTGCATTTTATGAgactttttaatgaaaaatataaatactactCTCATCCAACAATCTCACACAAACATATgagattttgttattttctctcAAACCCTTGtctgttttaattgttttaattttaattttttttctttccaattttttggttttttgtttggatcaattatttttttttaaggaaagaatccattgttctttttttttcctccgtacgatttgttagttttttatttttaaacactttacgatcttttgttattttttcatttattttatttgcttatattggttaattttactccctccgtcccaaattgtatgtcattttgaagaaaaaaattgtctcaaattgtatgtctctttacaataccaatgaatcattaatattacttttcctattatatcattcactatttatttcattttctactTCCAAgtcatttatttatctttctcatatcatttattaagaaCAATTTTGCAAAAcgactcataatatctctttcccacacaaaattaattacatttcttaatacgtttaaaatgtccaaaacgtcatacaatttgggacggagaaAGTATTTGCTTATATTGGTTAATTAGGGAAAATAATAAAGGAAGGGGAAAAACAAAGATAGTTATGTAGTTTGAACCATTGAAGAAATTATTTGAGTTGTTACACCTCTTGGTTGAGCTATAAATAATGGGGTTAAAGGGTTTACACGATGCCAATGAGTCATTTAATCCTAAAAGTTTGAGTTATAAATCCAATAAAATTCATTGAAATCTTAAATGTCTATTTTATAAATCCAATGAAATTCTCTAGTATAACAAGTCTTTTAAAATactattaatgaaaaaaaaactttaagattttataagattttgcAAGATTCTACTCCTAGACGTTTTCTTGCATGCTACCCATGACCCACCAACGAACTCACTTCCTCCTTTTACGTTACCTGTAATTCCTCACTAACCCATGACATCGACCACAGATTCACAACAACAAAGAGTTGATTATGGTAGTCACATACTAGATGCCAGTTGCAGCATATAGAAGTAGTGAGATGTTGGTGGCGACAGCAACCAAAACCCACAATGCTTGATGGGAGGTTTccattattttatcttattttgaagaagaagaactaAGAGGTATCCATTATTAAAGAGATGTTGCAGGCCGTGATATCCATTCCAGACTTTCTCttccttttattttgttttttattttgttttttttattaacttaaCAATTAGAAAATAAAGTGCTCTAAAGAATACAACTGGAAAATGAAGTTGTATAGCACTGCTCATCGtacagagaaaataaaaagaccaATGGattctttcattaaaaaaatgcttaaatgcttttttgatcttttaactatttaatttgtatcgttttggtcctataactaaaaaaaagattgtttgaggattttaagtttttttttaatctcgttttggtcccttctgttaggtttccgttaaggttttaaaaaaaaaagttaactcctgcacacgtgtcaccttgtcattggctctgagttttttttttacaaaaaaaaatattattttttttaaatatattttttttttaaaaaaaaatcccaaagtcaatgacaaagtgacacatgtcccagagttaacacgtgtcaccttgtcattggttctgggaattttttacaaataaataaaatatatatatttaaaaaaaattcattttttttgtaaaaaaaaaatctcagagccaatgacaaggtgacacgtgtcaacacttaaagttttttattaaaactaacggaaacctaacagaagggaccaaaacgagactaaaaaaaaacttaaaatcctcatacaatctttttttagttaaaggaccaaagcgataccaattaaatagttaagggaccaaaaaagcatttaaaccttaaaaaaaataaagaattgtaaaaattaaaccaaaccgacaaaagaaaaggaagctgatccaaacaaaaaattggaaagaaaaaaaaaatcaattaaagcTGGCAAGGGTTTGAGAGAAAATGACAAAATCTCAAGGGTTTGTGTGAAATTGTTGGATGAGAGtggtatttatatttttcactaTAAAGTCTCACAAAATTTGCCAtgacaaaaaattatgattgtcttaattgaataccacaagatttatttatattttataaaagtcttTATTGAATACCTCTAGacttttttattctaaaaagctattttaaaatcctttgaaatctcgATCCAATACATCCCTCCTAAGTGTGCCTACTATTTGGCTATAACGCTTGACTTTTTTTGGCAAACATGATGCAACAAATACTTTGTTTCATTAGTTCTTCTCTGACACTCCTTGTATTTGAGAGACTAAACGTTTGCTTATTTAATCCATTTTaaattcttaataaaaataaaaaataaaaactataactATCTATGAGCCATCCTCTTCCTCTATACATACATCTTAACATAATCAAAATGACTCATCCACATGGCAATCTAAAATTTTCTAACAAATCTCAGGTGTCCTATTATTATCAACCCACTCAAACGCTAAATTTTTGTTGGATGAAACcgttcaaattaattttttaattatagtaaGCCATTTTATATATAGCTAATAAATTCACATTAAtatataatgaatttttttagtaaGATGAAACCGTTCAGATGAAGTTTTTCGTATAGTAAGCCATTCAAATAGggcaaattttatggtacatctaatatatttgagtgtaccggtacacccactatttaaattaatagttaaataagttgttttttgaagaaaaatattattttttatcatttataattataataactaaatcttattcatcaaaaatgtcaacaaaataatttttttttttttaatttttatcactcataatcgacaaaattcattattttttatgataatatgtaaaaaaaattactataattcttataaacaatgaaatgatgttttttcttatgagatgatgttctataaaatataaattttgacaaatagctatttattacataaaaaattatcgttaatttataaaattatgaagcaggagtaccggtacacctcacttTGTGAGTATACCATAGAAGTTCTCTTCAAATAGAGTTGACTACAATTTATCAATTCACGTTAAAATTGTTTTGATATTGGCATTTAgaagacaataaaataaaataacatttgcCTACCCGTGATCTTATGAATAGGTTTTTCATTCTCTACCATTTTGTACCACTCACTAAATCATTCTTATctaatttcatttttgaaaaatggCTACCAACTATGATTCCCTGGTTGAAATTAACGACAACAAAAACCAATGgcgttttttttgttgaaattgtcAGGCTATGGGAACAACTGATTTGAAAAACTTTGAGAAATCATTGACCATCCATTTGATTTTAATGGATAATTATGTGAgctttttagattttatataatgatACTATTAAATTGTCGTAATTTATAAAAGTTTGGTATgttatatgaatattttgtaaTTATACGACgattgttttgattatttttaattaaaaatgcatTCTATTACACCGTTGAGGAatgttcaaaagagagtgttgctagcgtTACTCTCACATGAAATCCCAAAAAACACAACCgtcatataattaaaaaaatatttaattatatgttGTGAGTTCACGGTATGTCATGTGTGCTTTTTAAATCCAACCGTTGATCACCAATCTTAAATGACATGTGACAAAGAGTTAACAGATTTTGCAAAATATTAACGGAGatgaccaaaatagtaaacaacATAAGATTTATGAGActaaattgagacactttatagttagaggaccaaattgaaaataaaaaataagttaaaggaccaaattatCTATTAAGCctttgaaaattattgtttctaatattcttatttttttaatttgcctataattttttttacggaGTCTGTAATATTTGTTTAGTTGATATTATATTGACAAAATTACTTCTTACATTATGAAAAaactatttgaattttaaaatatatatattttagtctTTGTGTTGTAAAAGTTTAGTTTAGGGGACaatgaaataacaaaattaatatgattACATGATTGGGTCTTGTTATGTCTCTATTTTTTTTGCCTTAATTAGGAGTCAAGTTATCTACACGATGTTGCCTTACTTATTTATTGATAGATTGCTGCTAGCAATGAAGGTagccaaatataaattaaagaaataagataaaaaaaatatagagagtACGGTCTTGATAATTTTTAGTGTTTGTTAAGTTCTCTTTGTAGTTATTTAAGAGATTAAATAAACTTATCAGTGGtagctaaatatatattattgaggtaactaattattaaatatattaacatagtcaaataaaaataatatttttgagtaGCTTCACACAACTTTGCCCCTTATTGTGCCGCCTTATCATGACTCTTGCAGTTTTTACTACCACGAAGTCTGAGATATCTTTTCCAACAATGGAAATTATGAAGACTAGGTTGAGAAACACGATGAAAGTTGAATTTCTGACAAATATCATGATAAttaatattgaaagaaaagtcaatacaaataaaatattaattatgagTATGTTATTGATTGCATCAAATCACTCGATGATTATAGTAGAGtttatattgaaagaaaaattaatacaaGTAAAGAATTTTGTTCTAATTTTGTGTCCTAATTTCCAAGTCCAACACATGATTTGGTGGAAATTCCCCAACCCTTTCACTGGAAGCACTGTTtcacaaatcgagtgttaactcgcCGAGTTTAtcgagtttacgtttttaggtacTGAAATCGTGTCAATTCGGAGGTAAATTCGATTTCTGGTAAAATCGAAATGTTTGACGAGTTCGACTCGAGTTAACTAGGGTAAACTCGAGTAAAATAGGAATGTAAGTCTAATTCTTTTTGATAGttttattaacaactttagGAACTTGTGAAGCTTACTTTTTTGGATGGTTAAGACCGAAGAGACTTATGATTTTGCaagtttattttgtattttgatgtttaattGAATATAATGTTTTATTATGATGGTTGAAAACCTTtataatttaatcatatttgcACTATTAGactatttacaatattatattagttTACATATGTCatgtaaataataaattttatttaattttaattttaaataaactcGTACAAGTTCTCGAATCGAGTTTACCTGGACAAAACGAGTTGAGATAAACTCTCGAGTCGTAAAATCTTGATTGGAAGGCACATAAAATGTTCCTGCTATTATATTGTGTTTGGACCACTTTTATAAGTTGTACGGATTGGAGTTAAAAACAAAAGCCGTTCGAAGGGGGGTGTGAAAAAGTAGTAGAATTTGTTTGTGGCCACTTCTATAAGATGAACGGTCATTTACAATCTTCTCTAGATCTAATCCTTTTCCAGCCAATCAAATACCATTTATCACCCACGTGGAACACTGGGCCCCACCCAACCACACCCCATCACACTTTATAACATTCTTCTCAGTTTTCTTTCTACATATAGCATTTGCgctagttagttagttagttctatcaaatatatttatcaAGAACTAAGAATATATATTGTTACATTTAGTTGCAGACTACGTGCAATACCAAGACTCCAAGAGCTAGTTTAGGTCATGGGGGACTCGTcttcttcggcttcatacattCACTTGGTATAGTTTCAcactatatatattatatatatctaCTGTTATCATGttatcttccatgcattttgacaaaaattattaatttctgCAACAAATTGCAAATATATAATTAGGTGCAGCACCTGATCGAAAAGTGTTTGATCTTTCACATGACTAAGGAAGAATGCATGGAAGCGCTCTCTAAACATGCAAATATAAATCCAATTATAACATCCACTGGTATCATTTTTAATTACTCTTCTTTCCATAACATTATTAACAACAAATACGTAATTATGGAAGCTTCTAGAAAACATGCACACATGCAATATCACATataccctccggtcactaatataagcaaaaaaattacattttaggttcattcatttaatgatgtatgtggtctataataaagatcatcactactaaaaaaacaaaaattagtgagggaaattttgtgagggaaaacgtgaaatccctctctaattccgtcactaaattttgcgaccatgaaatttgtgaggaattttattttttccgtcatTAATTTCCCTcgttaattttgctttttctagtagtgcatgtgcatcattaaatgaatgaacctaaaatatagttttttgcttatattagtgaccagAGGGTGTATACAGCACTTCTCGTGGCTTGAAAAACTCAAGTGATATTACAAATTATACACATGCAATACATAGGCATATATATCTAGCTTTTGATTGATGTACACAATATTTACAAAGCTCTAAAATCTactattttactaaaaatggaTCTTCAGACTTTTTCTGAATGTACATCTTAGAAGAATGTCACTTGATTGTTAACTATTACCAATTGGTGTCATGGCATGCATGCTTAAGAAGGTAGAAGAGCCAGTGATTTTCTTATATAGACAGTGTTTGTGATTACTTATACTAGTTTGTTAGATTGCGCGATCTAGGTTTTATAAGGTTGAAATTTGGTCtggtaaaaaaactcaaatcttAGGTCTTACCTGTTGTCTGCAatagatttatttttaggtttgagtctaatattttttatattctggTACTTAAATGTCTTCATAAcgtctttaaataaataatttaacatATCATTAAATACACTAACGAGTTAATAGCTTTATTATGATACTTAACctcatatatttttacaaatgatCTATAACATTATGTTTTATAGTGAGTTTATGTgatattgaatttttaattttagtttataaTGATATGTAGTTTacatattgaagaaaaaaatgtaaggtaataaaaaaattagcaaaTTTATAATTCAATACAAAGTgtgaaatttaatataataataacagtaataaaaaaattatttgtattttacTTAATTAAGTAGGTCCGTCTAATATGtctaaaagattttttttatgatttgtaatctttttttagttaaatagacttctaaaaataaaagcttTTACGTACCCTCCATTGTTTTCTTAGAAACCACACCTTTTCATATGGACAAATCCgaaaaatttgtgtttttcaGTGTCTAGATGGATAAATCTAGGCGGTAGcagttttttaaaatcattcatTACTTATAACAATTTTCTATTGAAATGAAAGTATGATTTTCATCTAATGTAAACTAGGTCATAGGCCTCTGTCGATCaatttctctctgttttatttttatttttaaaagaattggTCGGTTTCTCTACTCTCATAGGTCTAATGTAGACTGGTTGTTTGATAAGACAAACAACCAAACACTAGCatgcgtgtgtgtgtgttttgaaatgaaattacgTTGGAATATGAATATATCTATGAAACATGACGATCAATTAATGGAATAATGGATGAATGCAGTGTGGAATGAGCTAGAGAAGGTGAACAAGGAATTTTTTGAGCCATATAACATGAAGCCAAAGAATAGTaaagagatgatgatgatgatgtccCAGGAAGAGACAACTCAGATGTTACAGAAGATGATCTCAGCTTCGGATTCCTCTAAAGGTGTCCCATAATCAATCAACTcttgaaaattatattatatatgaccAATTTAGGAACTTCCCATGCAACCAGCCAAAAAATTCAGAGAAAGGATCGTCCCTACTTTATTATTATCAAAACCTAGTGCTAGTAGTCTATGCGCAATTATCGTATGTGTTGTCATGTTGCTTCTCTACATTATTATGGTATTGTAGTTATCATGAATATAACAGAATGCCTTGCCAACCTTTGtagtataaatattaaataatattcatgTCATGTCTATGTCTATATGATTTTTCGGAACAAATCAAATCATGCTATGCTCCTTCTATCTTTAGTGTGTGTGACTTAGAATTAGATTCATCTTTAATCCAAATTCTCAAGTGAGATTTTTAACACGTGTTTCGTCAAAGAAGAAGATATTAAGTGTATTAAACATTGTTTGGTATAATCCAGGAGTGATAAGGTGACTCGGTTGTTTGAGAGGAAATACAAAAGTTAGAATAATAATGTCATAAATtcaatttccctcactaatacTAATAGCAACGTGTCTTGAATTTATTATAAGTAGATCGGTAAATGTATatgtttttagaaaattaaattaattatacgtaaatgaatatttttataattttattctaaattaatATGGTATCGTTTACTTTTTCATGTATATAATCTTGAATAAATTGTAAACAATTGGGTAACTTAAGTCTTGAAAGTTTcagcaaaaaagaaattaactcTTAGAAAGTCGATAGTTGCAATATGGGAGATGTATTCGACACAGAAGAAACTTaaatgtgtttgtttcaagttatatttgttgatttcttataataaaatgatagaaatatatatgtctatatttgttacaagtttactaaattttattcccgaCGATAAAATGTTTCTGGGAATAGAAAGGGTGGGAATTAAGTTCACATTGAGATGTGAATAAATTTCTACATAGTTACCTattataatttctatttttatggtttctaAGAATATTAcattggaataaaattctcatctttatattccaaggaatgttattccttaaaataaatttggtaaacttaaAACAAATACACCATTAGGATATATATCGATTTTTAGGGTGCATTTATTAGGTTTTTATTATATTGTGGTGGAtagtatgaattggttagattGTTATACTAGCTTTAAATCATCCTTATAAAACCGGTTTATAAGTTGAGGGGTGTCAttcattatcatttttaatcACACATTTATGTAACAACAATGAAACACAAAACAATCTATGTGAAACTTGGTTTTTTCAATAGCATTTGATACACACAGCAAAGAAACACAAACCAATCAAAACATTAAAGAACAAACCTGCAAGTTAGTAGGGAACTTTTTAAGTCACAAAACAACATTctagaaattaattttcaaaaaggatGATTtttggggatttttttttttttttttaaaaaggacaGGGATGCATATAAAAATAGAGTGCAAATAGCAATCACACGGTAATAGCAAATGAAAGCTAGCTGGACGGTTAACCAGCCTGCTAAGGTGGAGTTTGTTTCCAAAATCCAAACCCAGCTGCAAGTTCATACAAAagagaattgctcttctcccatccaGTTTTGCTCATTCCCACTGATAAATacacctgcgtgagttaactcacgctcggcTATTTTGATGGAAGTGAGCAAAAACAGATAGGAAAAGAGCGGT is from Medicago truncatula cultivar Jemalong A17 chromosome 1, MtrunA17r5.0-ANR, whole genome shotgun sequence and encodes:
- the LOC25485728 gene encoding uncharacterized protein, with protein sequence MGDSSSSASYIHLVQHLIEKCLIFHMTKEECMEALSKHANINPIITSTVWNELEKVNKEFFEPYNMKPKNSKEMMMMMSQEETTQMLQKMISASDSSKGVP